From one Luteolibacter sp. SL250 genomic stretch:
- a CDS encoding molybdopterin molybdotransferase MoeA, whose amino-acid sequence MISFREALGKLLEMVPRMGTEEVRIENAAGRVLRQTILADRDFPPFDRVMMDGFALRSAEWTDGTRVFKVTGQAMAGLPQVGFPEEAGTCVEVMTGAPCPAGADCVVPVEELAGMEEGGARFRDGAAPVAGKFIHARGSDVAAGTVLLQEGALLGAREIGVAASCGVGSLEVSRVPVISVVATGDELVGVDETPLPHQIRQSNAHAVATALARAGFPAANVGTVCDDEEVAVAVLAERLAAGDWLILTGAVSKGARDFVPVVLAELGCTELFHGVAQRPGKPAGCWIGPKGQIVMALPGNPVSAITGLHAFVLPALGRAVGLEEKSGRRVVPVDCRGLEGMTQHLPVVLREDGRVEAAPTGNSGDFVGLLKSDGFVTLPPRGEHAGLPVAVPFTPWL is encoded by the coding sequence ATGATTTCGTTCCGCGAGGCGCTCGGAAAACTGCTTGAGATGGTCCCACGGATGGGGACGGAGGAGGTGCGGATCGAGAATGCCGCGGGACGAGTGCTCCGCCAGACCATCCTGGCGGACCGGGACTTTCCGCCGTTCGACCGGGTGATGATGGACGGTTTCGCGCTGCGGAGCGCGGAGTGGACGGACGGGACGCGGGTTTTCAAGGTGACCGGGCAGGCGATGGCGGGCTTGCCACAGGTCGGATTTCCGGAGGAGGCGGGAACCTGTGTGGAGGTGATGACCGGCGCGCCCTGTCCGGCAGGTGCGGACTGCGTGGTGCCAGTGGAGGAACTGGCGGGAATGGAGGAAGGCGGAGCGAGGTTCCGTGATGGGGCCGCACCGGTGGCTGGGAAATTCATCCACGCCCGTGGCAGTGATGTGGCGGCAGGAACGGTGCTTCTGCAGGAGGGTGCGCTGCTGGGGGCGCGGGAGATCGGCGTGGCCGCATCATGTGGCGTGGGATCGCTGGAGGTGTCCAGAGTGCCTGTCATTTCCGTGGTGGCGACCGGGGATGAACTGGTGGGAGTGGACGAAACGCCGCTGCCTCACCAGATCCGGCAGTCCAATGCCCACGCGGTGGCGACCGCTCTGGCGAGGGCCGGATTCCCCGCCGCGAATGTCGGCACGGTTTGCGACGACGAGGAAGTGGCGGTCGCTGTCCTTGCTGAGCGCCTGGCCGCCGGGGATTGGCTGATCCTGACGGGGGCGGTGTCAAAGGGAGCAAGAGACTTTGTTCCGGTAGTGCTGGCGGAACTGGGATGCACGGAGCTTTTCCACGGAGTGGCCCAGCGCCCGGGAAAGCCGGCCGGATGCTGGATCGGCCCAAAAGGACAGATCGTCATGGCCCTGCCGGGGAATCCGGTCTCAGCCATCACCGGGCTGCATGCGTTCGTGCTGCCCGCCTTGGGCCGTGCGGTCGGGCTGGAGGAGAAGTCTGGACGGCGGGTCGTGCCGGTGGATTGCCGGGGGCTGGAGGGTATGACGCAGCACCTGCCGGTGGTGCTGCGGGAGGACGGACGGGTGGAGGCCGCACCTACCGGAAACAGCGGCGATTTCGTCGGCTTGCTGAAAAGCGATGGTTTTGTCACCCTGCCTCCACGCGGCGAACATGCGGGTCTGCCGGTCGCAGTCCCGTTCACCCCGTGGCTCTGA
- the moaC gene encoding cyclic pyranopterin monophosphate synthase MoaC, giving the protein MEENAFTHVRGGQPSMVDITGKAANRRTAVAEVKMTLGADIMARLEDGDLKGPKGPVFQTAIIAGTMAVKKTSELIPFCHPLPVEACDFTINPEGDGISILCTVTTTGKTGVEMEAITGASVAALTVYDMCKALNKGIVIRETRLISKTGGKSGDYHYQNP; this is encoded by the coding sequence ATGGAAGAAAACGCATTCACACACGTCCGCGGTGGCCAGCCATCGATGGTGGACATCACGGGAAAAGCGGCGAACCGCCGGACCGCCGTCGCGGAAGTGAAGATGACGCTCGGCGCGGACATCATGGCCAGGCTGGAGGACGGCGATCTGAAAGGTCCGAAAGGCCCGGTGTTCCAGACGGCGATCATTGCCGGAACCATGGCGGTGAAAAAGACCAGCGAGCTCATCCCTTTCTGCCATCCGCTGCCGGTGGAGGCCTGTGATTTCACGATCAATCCGGAAGGTGATGGGATCTCGATCCTCTGCACCGTCACCACCACCGGAAAAACCGGCGTCGAGATGGAGGCCATCACCGGAGCCAGTGTGGCGGCACTGACCGTCTATGACATGTGCAAGGCGCTGAACAAGGGCATCGTGATCCGCGAGACGCGGCTGATTTCCAAAACCGGGGGCAAGTCCGGCGACTACCATTACCAGAACCCATGA
- a CDS encoding NTP transferase domain-containing protein translates to MSGEIRKPLCGLVLAGGRSSRMGTDKASLLHPDGRTLGRRCHDLLEQAGCADVYLSLRADQEVPEGFADKAPELLRDADGSSGPVSGILAAMNSRPDADWLVVACDLPRLDLASLEHLLSSRREGELFLAYRSEFDSLPEPLCTWYSSEAREVVVKADHFCPRKILIRNECRLLEPMTNGALDNANTPEDWKAATES, encoded by the coding sequence ATGAGTGGTGAAATCCGGAAGCCGCTCTGCGGACTGGTGCTGGCAGGCGGGCGGAGTTCCCGGATGGGGACGGACAAGGCATCCCTTCTGCATCCCGACGGACGGACGCTCGGCAGGCGCTGCCATGACCTGCTGGAGCAGGCGGGCTGCGCGGACGTGTATCTTTCCCTGCGGGCGGATCAGGAGGTCCCGGAAGGTTTTGCCGACAAGGCACCGGAGTTACTGAGGGATGCAGATGGTAGTTCAGGCCCGGTTTCCGGTATTCTGGCGGCGATGAATTCGCGGCCGGATGCGGACTGGCTGGTGGTGGCGTGTGATCTGCCCCGGTTGGATCTCGCCTCGCTGGAGCATCTGCTTTCCTCCAGGCGGGAAGGGGAGCTGTTCCTCGCCTACCGGAGTGAGTTCGACTCGCTGCCGGAACCGCTTTGCACGTGGTATTCCAGTGAGGCCCGGGAAGTGGTGGTGAAGGCGGATCATTTCTGCCCGAGGAAGATCCTCATCCGGAACGAATGCCGTCTGCTGGAGCCGATGACCAACGGGGCTCTCGACAACGCGAACACACCGGAGGACTGGAAGGCCGCCACGGAATCATGA
- a CDS encoding MoaD/ThiS family protein: MMTTFTVLYFGLLAERRGLAEERVDSAATTAAELYAELDARHGLGLSIAHFRVAVNDEFAAWDGGIKSGDVVAFLPPMSGG; the protein is encoded by the coding sequence ATCATGACGACTTTCACCGTCCTCTATTTCGGCCTGTTGGCGGAGCGACGTGGACTTGCTGAGGAGCGTGTGGACTCCGCTGCGACCACAGCGGCGGAACTCTACGCGGAACTGGACGCGCGCCATGGACTCGGCCTTTCCATCGCCCACTTCCGGGTGGCGGTGAACGATGAATTCGCCGCATGGGACGGGGGAATCAAAAGCGGGGATGTGGTGGCGTTTTTACCTCCCATGTCCGGAGGTTGA
- a CDS encoding molybdenum cofactor biosynthesis protein MoaE has product MNDDTPIRFTLAGEGFEPSLLAEELTDHRAGARVMFDGRVRNHNEGSEVAGLEYQAYPAMAVKVGQRILEEEAARHGLLRVRGVHRTGALEIGESAVWVGVVSAHRAAAFDGARAIMERLKYELPVWKKETYKDGRIDWVGPDNKSSETGLEKPGDPPEWDASIRWMYLSDGHDFRGRHGLGRQDHGIRAVDSVECVAGMGLRGDRYFGMKEDYKGQITFFDIKMVEAIRGKFGQPDLSAGIFRRNVIVEGVDLSQWVGRRFRFQGVEFEGSEECKPCYWMDEAIAPGAEEFLKPDFGGGLRARILSDGVLKVDPAEK; this is encoded by the coding sequence ATGAATGACGATACGCCGATCCGGTTCACGCTTGCGGGGGAGGGCTTTGAGCCCTCCCTGCTGGCGGAGGAATTGACGGACCACCGCGCGGGTGCACGGGTGATGTTCGACGGCCGGGTGCGGAATCACAACGAAGGCTCCGAGGTGGCCGGACTGGAGTACCAGGCCTATCCGGCGATGGCGGTGAAAGTCGGCCAGCGCATCCTGGAGGAAGAAGCTGCGAGACATGGCCTGCTGCGCGTGCGCGGAGTCCACAGGACCGGGGCGCTGGAGATCGGCGAGTCAGCGGTATGGGTGGGGGTGGTCTCCGCCCATCGGGCCGCCGCATTTGATGGTGCGCGGGCCATCATGGAGCGCTTGAAATACGAGCTGCCGGTGTGGAAGAAAGAGACCTACAAGGACGGCCGGATCGACTGGGTGGGGCCGGACAATAAGTCGTCGGAGACCGGTTTGGAAAAGCCGGGCGACCCGCCGGAGTGGGACGCGAGCATCCGTTGGATGTACCTTTCCGACGGTCATGACTTCCGTGGCCGCCATGGATTGGGCAGGCAGGATCATGGCATCCGCGCCGTTGACTCCGTGGAGTGCGTGGCGGGAATGGGACTGAGGGGGGACCGCTACTTCGGGATGAAGGAGGATTACAAGGGGCAGATCACTTTTTTTGATATCAAGATGGTGGAGGCGATCCGCGGCAAGTTCGGGCAGCCGGATCTCTCGGCGGGTATTTTCCGCAGGAACGTCATCGTGGAGGGAGTCGATCTTTCCCAGTGGGTGGGCAGAAGGTTCCGGTTCCAGGGAGTGGAGTTCGAGGGCAGCGAGGAATGCAAGCCCTGCTACTGGATGGACGAGGCGATCGCTCCCGGAGCGGAAGAGTTCCTGAAGCCGGACTTTGGGGGCGGTCTGCGGGCGAGAATCCTGTCGGATGGCGTGCTGAAAGTGGATCCAGCGGAGAAATAA
- the moaA gene encoding GTP 3',8-cyclase MoaA: MELPPVVDRMGRGLRDLRISVTDRCNFRCRYCMPAEIFGPGYAFLPKDELLSFEEMERLVRVMVPLGVEKIRLTGGEPLLRRGLDDLIAMLSSIRGVKDIAMTTNGILLGHHAEALALAGLNRVTVSMDALDGEIFARMNGTGAKVERVLSGISAAQVFGLPVKVNAVIQRGVNESQILPLARWAKDAAVDLRFIEYMDVGETNGWRMDQVVSGNEILEILGKEFTLEPRQAAYRGEVAVHWRHADDGREIGLIRSVSNPFCQDCQRLRVSADGKIFTCLFAADGFDLKGVLRGGLPDDALRETVRNVWQARTDRYSEERGLVARPKAEMSYLGG; encoded by the coding sequence ATGGAGTTGCCGCCGGTGGTGGACCGCATGGGACGGGGATTGCGGGATCTGAGGATCTCCGTGACGGACCGTTGCAATTTCCGCTGCCGCTACTGCATGCCGGCGGAGATCTTCGGTCCTGGCTACGCGTTCCTGCCGAAGGATGAGCTGCTCAGCTTCGAGGAAATGGAACGGCTGGTGCGCGTGATGGTGCCGCTGGGCGTGGAAAAGATCCGCCTCACCGGGGGCGAGCCGTTGTTGCGCCGTGGCCTTGATGATCTCATTGCCATGCTGTCTTCCATCCGCGGGGTGAAGGACATCGCCATGACCACGAATGGCATCCTGCTGGGACATCATGCCGAGGCGCTGGCACTGGCCGGCCTGAACCGGGTGACGGTGAGCATGGATGCCCTCGACGGGGAGATTTTCGCCCGGATGAACGGCACGGGGGCGAAGGTGGAGCGCGTGCTTTCCGGGATCTCCGCGGCACAGGTTTTCGGCCTGCCGGTGAAAGTGAACGCCGTCATCCAGCGCGGCGTGAATGAAAGCCAGATCCTCCCCTTGGCCCGCTGGGCAAAGGACGCGGCCGTGGATCTCCGTTTCATCGAATACATGGACGTGGGTGAGACCAACGGTTGGCGGATGGACCAGGTGGTGTCCGGGAATGAGATCCTGGAGATCCTCGGGAAAGAGTTCACGCTGGAGCCACGGCAGGCCGCCTATCGCGGGGAGGTTGCCGTGCATTGGCGGCATGCGGACGATGGCCGGGAGATCGGGCTGATCCGCTCCGTCAGCAATCCGTTCTGCCAGGACTGCCAGCGCCTCCGTGTTTCTGCGGATGGAAAGATCTTCACCTGCCTCTTCGCGGCGGATGGGTTTGATCTGAAAGGCGTGCTGCGCGGTGGCCTTCCGGATGACGCGTTGCGGGAAACGGTCCGTAACGTGTGGCAGGCCCGTACCGACCGATACTCCGAGGAGCGTGGCTTGGTAGCGAGGCCGAAAGCGGAGATGAGTTATCTGGGCGGTTGA
- a CDS encoding DUF1080 domain-containing protein, with amino-acid sequence MPLSRNQLRAIVAACPLMLAAILPAGAAEEGKWVKLFNGKDLTGWTPKITGHPLGENTHNTFRVENGILKVSYDGYEKFGKQYGHLYTNIAYSRYIFRCEYRFEGKMMADAPHYVNLNSGVMIHSQSPQSMGIDQEFPSSIECQFLADEGKGARPTGNMCSPGTHIEMDGKLVTKHIVNSTSPTFPAGEWVKIEVEVRGNEEVIHRVNGVEVLRFQKPQLDPENAISPASELLDAGAARLLSYGHIALQAEGQGVWFRNIELKSLEQP; translated from the coding sequence ATGCCTCTTTCCCGCAACCAACTCCGTGCCATTGTCGCCGCCTGTCCTCTCATGCTCGCCGCCATCCTGCCTGCCGGTGCTGCTGAGGAGGGGAAATGGGTGAAGCTTTTCAACGGCAAGGATCTCACCGGCTGGACACCAAAAATCACCGGCCATCCGCTGGGGGAGAACACGCACAACACGTTCCGCGTCGAAAATGGTATCCTCAAGGTGTCCTACGACGGCTATGAAAAATTCGGCAAGCAATACGGCCACCTCTACACGAACATAGCCTACTCCCGTTACATCTTCCGCTGCGAATACCGCTTCGAGGGAAAGATGATGGCGGACGCCCCGCACTACGTGAATCTCAATAGCGGCGTGATGATCCATTCCCAGTCGCCGCAGAGCATGGGCATCGATCAGGAGTTCCCCTCCAGCATCGAGTGCCAGTTCCTCGCGGATGAAGGCAAGGGTGCGCGCCCGACCGGAAACATGTGCTCGCCGGGAACCCACATCGAGATGGATGGAAAGCTGGTGACCAAGCACATCGTCAACTCCACCTCGCCCACATTCCCGGCGGGCGAGTGGGTGAAGATCGAGGTGGAGGTCCGTGGCAATGAGGAGGTGATCCACCGCGTGAACGGCGTGGAGGTGCTCCGCTTCCAGAAGCCGCAGCTTGATCCGGAGAATGCCATCTCACCCGCCAGCGAGTTGCTGGATGCCGGTGCGGCCCGCTTGCTCAGCTACGGACACATCGCGCTGCAGGCGGAAGGCCAGGGCGTGTGGTTCCGGAACATCGAGCTGAAGTCGCTGGAGCAACCTTGA
- a CDS encoding Gfo/Idh/MocA family oxidoreductase translates to MKPFSRRHFLHLGAAAAAAPLLNLRAQEGGGKKLGIAFLGLGDYATKHLAPAVKATSNARVAGVVTGSPDKVPAWQKEYGIPDGNVYSYGNFDSIKDNKDIDVVYVVTPTGLHAEYAIRAAEAGKHVICEKPMAPTVEDCDRMIAAAKKAGVTLQIGYRLHWDPYHLQLMDALKTKKYGDWKSIEVGNGYKVNNFTGHNAWRIKKDMGVAGALYDVGVYAVQGALYTAQVNPISVTAKKSTDRPDIFKEVPETYEWTLEFPGGRKSDGFSSYGRSGNYVRAELEKGKIEISPAYGYGGQKGFTPDGAMAHPVVNQQALQIEGQIAAILAKQPSRVPGEMGRRDIGVIRGIVEAADTGAAVKLADLGY, encoded by the coding sequence ATGAAACCATTCAGCCGCCGTCATTTCCTGCATCTTGGTGCCGCTGCTGCGGCCGCTCCGCTTCTGAACCTCCGCGCCCAGGAGGGTGGCGGGAAGAAACTCGGAATCGCCTTCCTCGGACTGGGGGACTACGCGACGAAGCATCTGGCTCCGGCGGTGAAGGCGACTTCCAACGCCCGGGTGGCCGGAGTGGTGACCGGTTCTCCGGACAAGGTGCCGGCATGGCAGAAGGAATACGGCATTCCGGACGGCAATGTGTACAGCTACGGGAACTTCGACAGCATCAAGGACAACAAGGATATCGACGTGGTCTATGTGGTGACCCCCACCGGCCTGCACGCGGAGTATGCCATCCGCGCGGCGGAGGCCGGGAAACACGTCATCTGCGAGAAACCCATGGCTCCGACCGTTGAGGACTGTGACCGCATGATCGCCGCGGCGAAGAAGGCGGGCGTCACCCTCCAGATCGGCTACCGCCTTCACTGGGATCCCTATCACCTCCAGTTGATGGATGCCCTCAAGACGAAGAAATATGGCGACTGGAAATCCATCGAGGTGGGGAACGGCTACAAGGTGAACAACTTCACCGGCCACAACGCCTGGCGCATCAAGAAGGACATGGGCGTGGCGGGCGCGCTCTATGATGTGGGTGTCTATGCCGTGCAGGGCGCGCTCTATACCGCCCAGGTGAATCCGATTTCCGTCACCGCGAAGAAGTCCACGGACCGTCCCGACATCTTCAAAGAAGTGCCGGAAACCTACGAGTGGACGCTGGAGTTCCCCGGTGGCAGGAAATCGGATGGCTTCTCCAGCTACGGGCGGAGCGGGAACTACGTGCGGGCGGAACTGGAGAAAGGGAAGATCGAGATTTCACCCGCCTATGGCTACGGCGGGCAGAAGGGCTTCACACCGGACGGCGCGATGGCCCACCCGGTGGTGAACCAACAGGCGCTCCAGATCGAAGGGCAGATCGCGGCCATTCTGGCGAAGCAACCCAGCCGCGTGCCAGGAGAAATGGGGCGCAGGGACATCGGTGTGATCCGCGGGATCGTGGAAGCGGCGGACACGGGTGCCGCCGTGAAACTCGCGGATCTCGGCTACTGA
- a CDS encoding beta-ketoacyl synthase N-terminal-like domain-containing protein — protein sequence MNGKDLIISGIGAVSPAGWGVPALMAALGSGTTLPTTEIERPLEQGTVRTPVLRVPADAASSPKFARLRRTSPISKFAAAAVAEALGSDRIAASVAGELRIGVIFTLTNGCVNYSNRFFGEALANPAIASPILFPETVFNAPSSHISAMIGGRSPNDTLVTDGAGFFSGMDLAAEWISRGDVDGCVVVASEEIDWLSAEALLLYSRNYLPSEGAAAVYLERGDGPVRVFRLPDPIPFSSVSRPQAARDIREILRSENEDAALLVDGTIGIPRIDRAETDAWTDWSGARLSPRRILGESMGAAAALQVVAAVASVRSGTCRQAVATAVGGNQQAAGLVIG from the coding sequence ATGAACGGCAAAGACCTGATCATCAGCGGCATCGGCGCCGTTTCCCCCGCAGGTTGGGGTGTTCCCGCCCTGATGGCAGCCCTCGGTTCGGGAACCACCTTGCCGACCACGGAGATCGAGCGGCCTCTGGAGCAAGGAACCGTCCGCACCCCCGTTCTGAGAGTTCCGGCAGATGCCGCATCATCGCCGAAGTTCGCACGGCTCCGGAGGACCAGCCCGATCTCAAAGTTCGCGGCGGCGGCCGTGGCGGAGGCACTGGGTTCGGATCGCATCGCCGCCAGCGTGGCGGGAGAACTCCGGATTGGCGTCATCTTCACGCTTACCAACGGCTGCGTGAATTACTCGAACCGGTTCTTCGGTGAGGCACTGGCAAACCCGGCCATCGCCAGCCCCATTCTTTTCCCGGAGACCGTCTTCAACGCGCCCTCCAGCCACATCTCCGCGATGATCGGCGGGCGCAGTCCGAACGATACCCTCGTGACGGATGGTGCGGGTTTCTTCAGCGGCATGGATCTGGCCGCCGAGTGGATCAGCCGTGGCGATGTCGATGGATGCGTGGTGGTCGCCAGCGAGGAGATCGACTGGCTGAGCGCGGAGGCACTGCTCCTCTACTCCCGGAACTATCTTCCATCAGAAGGAGCCGCCGCCGTGTATCTCGAGCGCGGCGATGGCCCTGTGCGGGTGTTCAGGCTGCCGGATCCCATTCCTTTCTCCTCCGTGTCCCGTCCACAGGCGGCAAGGGACATCCGGGAAATCCTCCGCAGTGAAAACGAGGATGCTGCCCTACTGGTTGACGGCACCATCGGCATTCCCCGGATCGACCGCGCGGAGACGGACGCATGGACGGATTGGTCCGGTGCACGCCTTTCGCCCCGCCGCATTCTAGGGGAGTCCATGGGAGCCGCCGCCGCACTGCAGGTGGTCGCCGCAGTTGCATCCGTCCGCTCCGGCACCTGCCGCCAGGCGGTCGCCACCGCCGTCGGTGGCAACCAGCAGGCGGCCGGGCTGGTCATCGGTTGA
- a CDS encoding beta-ketoacyl-[acyl-carrier-protein] synthase family protein produces MAYFHDALHPVLTRPVVISGAGIVSPMGRNWEENATGFREGRTTFRPVTLFDVSKQRVGTAGQVDLPEASPSLRISQKAWSRMDRGTKLAWIAAREALASAGLDGGAMPVVVGTSAAAMPIGEEYYKEALRSGNRRHDQFSRVEWYQSQRQLTNMARLLDVEGPLRIISNACASGANAIGHAFHLVRSGRVDRVLAGGYDALSQLVFAGFDALQALSPSGIPRPFDAARDGLALGEGAGFVVVESAEAAKQRGARVIAEVLGYGAATDIHHLTQPHPEGDAALFTMQTACRMAGVSPEQIDYINSHGTGTPLNDIAEGHAIQRWAENSTSGVKVSSTKSSIGHLLGGAGAVESVICLIAMEKQFLPANLNVREPDEICTFDLIREPREAVLNRVLTNSFGFGGANATLVFAKEGLR; encoded by the coding sequence GTGGCCTACTTCCATGATGCCCTCCACCCGGTCCTGACCAGGCCCGTGGTCATTTCGGGAGCGGGGATCGTTTCCCCCATGGGCCGGAATTGGGAGGAAAATGCGACCGGATTCCGCGAAGGCAGAACCACCTTCCGGCCCGTCACCCTGTTCGACGTGTCGAAACAACGGGTGGGCACCGCAGGTCAGGTTGATCTCCCGGAGGCATCTCCTTCCCTTCGAATTTCACAGAAGGCGTGGTCCCGCATGGATCGCGGCACGAAGCTCGCCTGGATCGCCGCGCGTGAGGCTCTGGCAAGTGCCGGACTGGACGGTGGGGCGATGCCTGTGGTGGTCGGCACCTCTGCGGCTGCCATGCCCATCGGTGAGGAATATTACAAGGAAGCCCTGCGCTCCGGCAACAGGAGGCACGACCAGTTTTCCCGGGTGGAGTGGTATCAGTCACAGAGGCAGCTCACGAACATGGCGCGCCTGCTGGACGTGGAAGGCCCGTTGAGGATCATCTCGAACGCGTGTGCCTCCGGTGCGAATGCCATCGGCCATGCGTTCCACCTCGTCAGATCCGGGCGGGTGGACCGTGTGCTTGCGGGAGGCTATGATGCGCTCTCCCAACTCGTTTTCGCCGGGTTCGACGCACTCCAGGCGCTCAGCCCATCCGGCATTCCCCGCCCGTTTGACGCGGCGCGGGATGGTCTCGCCCTCGGTGAAGGTGCCGGCTTCGTCGTGGTGGAATCCGCGGAAGCGGCGAAACAACGCGGCGCACGGGTGATTGCGGAGGTCCTCGGCTACGGGGCGGCCACGGACATCCATCACCTCACCCAGCCGCACCCGGAAGGTGACGCCGCGTTGTTCACCATGCAGACAGCTTGCCGGATGGCCGGGGTGTCTCCGGAACAGATCGACTACATCAACTCCCACGGTACCGGCACTCCTTTGAATGACATCGCCGAAGGGCATGCCATCCAGCGCTGGGCGGAAAATTCCACTTCTGGAGTGAAGGTCAGCTCCACGAAATCATCGATCGGACACTTGCTCGGCGGGGCTGGTGCGGTGGAGTCGGTGATCTGCCTGATCGCCATGGAAAAGCAGTTCCTGCCCGCGAATCTCAACGTCCGCGAACCGGATGAGATCTGCACTTTCGACCTGATCCGTGAACCCCGCGAGGCGGTTCTCAACCGTGTCTTGACGAATTCCTTCGGATTCGGCGGCGCGAATGCCACCCTCGTCTTTGCCAAGGAGGGCCTCCGATGA
- a CDS encoding class I adenylate-forming enzyme family protein: protein MLYLRWLETSRRYAARPAVLDGGNVVSFGELAERVERAPVAESTLVARTGDAGFFVTILRAWRDGVAVVPVEKDAPEPVLKAPPPQGTCLVKYTPGASGVPRAIFFEDRQVIADGDRLFHAMGLSADVPNLAVISLAHSYGFSNVVLQMILHGVPVCLATVPFPRVIEEICRDHDSITIPAVPSIWRAWHRAGILGSLPVRLAVSAGAPLSHLLEKEVFDASGLKIHNFYGASECGGISFDATTTPRDQPDMVGTPLPGVSVCIGAMGRLLVESDAVGTGYDEGRDDDLLMDGRYLTRDIAFLDGKSVLHLSCSTGGAINVSGRKISPSKVEAALMATGLLRRVRVFGVPSPDPERFEEILALYEAESGATIEAVKHATSSRLELWELPRHWYDAPELWQLDAAALKAKWVAKEL from the coding sequence ATGCTCTATCTCCGTTGGTTGGAAACCTCAAGGCGGTATGCCGCACGACCTGCCGTCCTCGACGGCGGAAATGTCGTTTCCTTCGGAGAACTGGCGGAAAGGGTGGAACGGGCACCCGTGGCGGAAAGCACGCTGGTTGCCAGGACGGGGGATGCCGGTTTTTTTGTGACCATCCTCCGGGCGTGGCGTGACGGGGTGGCGGTCGTCCCGGTCGAGAAAGATGCTCCGGAGCCTGTCCTGAAGGCCCCCCCTCCGCAAGGAACCTGTCTGGTGAAGTACACCCCGGGTGCCAGCGGAGTGCCGCGGGCGATCTTTTTCGAGGACCGGCAGGTCATCGCGGACGGGGACCGCCTGTTCCATGCGATGGGCCTTTCCGCGGATGTGCCGAATCTGGCGGTCATCTCGCTGGCACACTCCTATGGCTTCTCAAACGTGGTGCTGCAGATGATCCTGCACGGCGTCCCCGTCTGCCTGGCGACGGTCCCATTCCCACGGGTGATCGAGGAAATCTGCCGTGACCATGATTCGATCACCATCCCCGCGGTGCCTTCCATCTGGCGGGCCTGGCACCGGGCCGGGATCCTGGGTTCACTGCCGGTGAGGCTGGCGGTCTCCGCGGGAGCCCCGCTGTCGCATCTGCTGGAGAAGGAGGTCTTCGATGCCTCCGGTCTGAAGATCCACAATTTCTATGGTGCCAGTGAGTGTGGCGGCATTTCCTTTGATGCGACGACCACGCCCCGCGACCAGCCGGACATGGTCGGAACGCCCTTGCCCGGTGTGTCCGTCTGCATCGGTGCCATGGGGCGCTTGTTGGTGGAAAGTGATGCGGTCGGCACCGGCTATGACGAGGGGCGCGACGATGATCTGCTGATGGACGGCCGGTATCTGACCCGGGACATAGCCTTTCTGGACGGGAAGTCCGTTCTTCATCTCTCCTGCAGCACCGGAGGGGCGATCAATGTCTCCGGCAGGAAGATCAGCCCGTCAAAGGTGGAGGCCGCTCTCATGGCTACGGGGCTGCTGCGGCGTGTCCGGGTATTTGGCGTACCCAGTCCGGATCCAGAGCGGTTCGAGGAAATCCTGGCACTCTACGAGGCGGAGTCCGGAGCCACCATCGAGGCGGTGAAGCACGCGACCTCCAGCCGTCTGGAGTTGTGGGAGCTGCCCCGCCATTGGTATGATGCGCCGGAACTCTGGCAACTGGACGCCGCCGCGCTGAAGGCGAAATGGGTGGCGAAGGAACTCTGA